A stretch of Synechococcus sp. WH 8020 DNA encodes these proteins:
- a CDS encoding high light inducible protein, translating into MERTPANDAWFQGKAARSIHEDQLKKVELFNGRAAMIGFVIGVITEGLTGQGILHQIGLGPLVDGYVTCSVQTLPFCF; encoded by the coding sequence ATGGAACGCACTCCCGCTAACGACGCCTGGTTCCAAGGCAAAGCAGCTCGCTCCATTCACGAAGATCAACTGAAGAAAGTTGAGCTCTTCAACGGTCGTGCGGCCATGATCGGTTTCGTCATCGGTGTGATCACTGAAGGACTTACAGGCCAGGGGATTCTTCATCAAATTGGCCTCGGCCCCCTCGTTGACGGCTACGTCACTTGCAGCGTTCAGACGCTCCCCTTCTGTTTCTGA